The genome window CCCGGCGGCGGCCGAGGCGATCATGGTCGCCCGTGACATCCTCCTGGCCGAGAGTGTCGGCGCCAAGCTGCACATCGCCCACGTCTCGACGGCCCGCTCGGTGGAACTGATCCGCCAGGCCCAGTGGCGCGGCGTCAACGTGACCGGCGAGGTCTGCCCCCATCACCTGGCCCTCACCGACGCCGATGTGGAAGGCTTCAACACGGCGACGAAGGTCAACCCGCCGTTGCGGACCGACAAGGACCGCGAGGCCCTTCGCTCGGCCCTGAACGACGGCACCCTGACCATCCTGGCCACAGACCATGCGCCTCATACGGCCGAAGAAAAGGCCTGCGAATACAACTACGCCCCCTTCGGCATCTCGGGCCTGGAGACGGCTTGGCCGCTCTTCTGGCGCGAACTGGTCGAACCGGGCGTGATGACCCTGCCGTCCTTCGTAGCCGCCATGACGGTGGCCCCGGCCAAGCGCCTCGGCCTGCCTGGCGGCACCCTCTCGACGGGCGCGGCGGCTGATGTGACCATCATCGACCCTGAATACACCGAAACGGTCACCCTGGAGAACTGGCAGTCGAAAGGGAAGAACACGCCCTTTGTCGGCCAGACCCTGCGCTCCTGGCCGGTGGCGACGATCGTCGGCGGGCGCGTGGTCATGCGGGACCGCCAAGTGATCGGTTAAACACTACACTTCACCGGGCCGGCCTCACCGGCCTTACGCCAACGCGGCGGCAATACAGGAGGTTTTTATGGAAAAGGGTTATCTCATCCTGGAGGACGGCTCTGTCTGGGAAGGCGAGGCGTTTGGCGCAACGGGGCAGCGACCCGGCGAGGTCGTTTTTAATACGGGCATGACCGGTTATCAGGAACTGCTCACCGACCCCTCCTACTGCGGGCAGATCGTCGTCATGACCTACCCGCTGATCGGCAACTACGGCATCAACGAAGAGGACTTTGAATCGCGCCAGCCCTTTTTGCGTGGCTTCATCGTCCGCGAATGGGCGGAGATCCCCTCCAACTGGCGCAGCCGGGACACCATCAACGAATACCTCAAAAATGCCGGCGTCGTCGGACTCGCCGGCGTGGACACGCGCGCCCTCACCCGGCGCCTGCGCAGCCACGGCACGATGCGCGGCATCATCGCCACCGGTGATGTCGACACGGCAGCGCTGGCCCTCCAGGCCCAGCAGGCGCCTCACATCTCCGGCCAGCCCCTCGTCGATGAGGTGACGGTGAAGGAACGCAACGTCATGGAAAATGACGGCTTTCATGTGGCCCTTCTTGACTACGGCGCCAAGGACAACATCGCCCGGTCGCTGCACCTGCGCGGCTGCAAGGTGACGATCCTGCCGGCCCGCACGACGGCCGCCGAGGTCCTCGCCCTCAACCCGGACGGGATCATGCTCTCCAACGGACCGGGGGACCC of Heliomicrobium undosum contains these proteins:
- a CDS encoding dihydroorotase is translated as MALYIKGGRVIDPANGINKIADIKIEEGVIAGIDDFAGAITAADEVIDAAGKLVVPGLIDIHCHLREPGLEAKETIATGTRAAARGGFTAVCAMPNTKPVCDSQTGVEFIYNRAKATGLVRVYPIGAITKGSDGQELAEMADMAACGAVAFSDDGKPVPRSDIMRLGLQYAQMVGKVIISHCEDPELAKDGVMHEGYWSTVLGLRGIPAAAEAIMVARDILLAESVGAKLHIAHVSTARSVELIRQAQWRGVNVTGEVCPHHLALTDADVEGFNTATKVNPPLRTDKDREALRSALNDGTLTILATDHAPHTAEEKACEYNYAPFGISGLETAWPLFWRELVEPGVMTLPSFVAAMTVAPAKRLGLPGGTLSTGAAADVTIIDPEYTETVTLENWQSKGKNTPFVGQTLRSWPVATIVGGRVVMRDRQVIG
- the carA gene encoding glutamine-hydrolyzing carbamoyl-phosphate synthase small subunit produces the protein MEKGYLILEDGSVWEGEAFGATGQRPGEVVFNTGMTGYQELLTDPSYCGQIVVMTYPLIGNYGINEEDFESRQPFLRGFIVREWAEIPSNWRSRDTINEYLKNAGVVGLAGVDTRALTRRLRSHGTMRGIIATGDVDTAALALQAQQAPHISGQPLVDEVTVKERNVMENDGFHVALLDYGAKDNIARSLHLRGCKVTILPARTTAAEVLALNPDGIMLSNGPGDPRDVPYAVEAVKELLGKKPLFGICLGHQIIGLAVGAKAYKLPFGHRGSNHPVKDLATGRVYITSQNHGFVIDGDSVPAGVAVSHINMNDGSVEGLAFTDIPAFSVQYHPEACPGPDDSGYLFDRFIDLIKQTEGRA